The following coding sequences are from one Methanococcoides orientis window:
- a CDS encoding DNA-binding protein, whose protein sequence is MKVIIDTNGLMIPVQFKVDIFTELKRLGYDELIVPQAVINEIQILVKRYKGENRIAAKVALSLSDRCTIVEQTGSADDVILQLALDTGAAVLTNDVGLVKRLKEVDVTVVRLRQKSRLDIA, encoded by the coding sequence TTGAAGGTTATAATCGATACAAACGGTTTAATGATACCAGTTCAGTTCAAGGTCGATATCTTTACAGAACTAAAACGTCTGGGCTATGATGAGCTCATTGTTCCCCAGGCGGTCATAAATGAGATACAGATCCTGGTCAAAAGGTATAAGGGTGAGAACAGAATAGCGGCAAAGGTTGCACTTTCATTATCAGACAGATGTACCATTGTGGAACAGACAGGAAGTGCTGATGATGTCATCCTTCAGCTGGCTCTCGATACCGGGGCAGCGGTGTTGACCAATGATGTCGGTTTGGTCAAACGTCTGAAGGAAGTGGATGTGACCGTTGTGCGTTTGCGCCAGAAGAGCCGTTTGGATATAGCATGA
- a CDS encoding DNA-directed RNA polymerase — MYKRMKLSDTIRVAPRLLGEDVGVSVKDALKEKLEGRVDKTLGAIVAVTDIEEVGEGHILVGDGAVYYDVVFDAIVFIPQLQEVIEGLVVETVEFGAFVSIGAMDGLLHVSQVTDDFMSYDGKNGRLLSKNGDRTLSEGDKVRARIVAVSTNEREPRDSKIGLTMRQHALGRLEWLEDARKPKSDESNE; from the coding sequence ATGTATAAAAGGATGAAACTTTCGGACACGATCCGTGTGGCTCCCCGCCTTTTGGGTGAGGATGTCGGGGTCAGTGTGAAGGATGCACTAAAGGAGAAACTTGAGGGCAGGGTCGATAAGACGCTTGGTGCAATTGTTGCGGTCACGGATATTGAAGAAGTTGGAGAAGGTCATATCCTTGTTGGTGACGGAGCGGTCTATTACGATGTTGTTTTCGATGCTATTGTGTTCATCCCGCAGCTTCAGGAAGTCATTGAAGGACTTGTGGTCGAGACAGTTGAGTTCGGTGCTTTCGTCAGCATAGGTGCTATGGATGGTCTTTTACACGTAAGCCAGGTGACTGACGACTTCATGTCATATGACGGTAAGAACGGCAGGCTCCTTAGCAAGAACGGGGATCGTACCCTTTCAGAAGGCGACAAGGTGCGTGCCCGTATAGTTGCTGTAAGCACTAACGAAAGAGAGCCAAGGGATAGTAAGATCGGATTGACCATGCGTCAGCATGCTCTTGGAAGGCTGGAATGGCTGGAAGATGCACGCAAGCCAAAATCCGATGAATCTAATGAGTAA
- the spt4 gene encoding transcription elongation factor subunit Spt4 produces the protein MVDQVCRECHRLVTGQTCPVCGSSNLSADWSGLVIIVDPQRSKIAEMIGVTVADKYALKVR, from the coding sequence ATGGTAGATCAGGTATGTCGTGAATGTCACAGGTTGGTAACAGGTCAGACCTGTCCTGTCTGTGGTTCAAGTAATTTGAGCGCTGACTGGAGCGGACTTGTTATTATCGTGGATCCTCAGCGATCTAAGATCGCAGAGATGATCGGAGTGACAGTTGCCGATAAGTATGCTTTGAAGGTGCGGTAA
- a CDS encoding GTP-dependent dephospho-CoA kinase family protein, translating to MGLQILLPESLRHLFREPFGILYEGVGGDAVRSSVKDLGNPTKLISVGDVTTFHLLESNIIPDVLIVDDRTKRAPASSQVVDGTKHQGFAEIAVDNPAGVITEELISVIGDALVSDQNVRIFVKGEEDLAALPAMMMAPVGSVIMYGQPDKGVILVRVTESKKAEIKDLFDIILEKQDHKEQFNNVRRKLNGY from the coding sequence TTGGGTTTGCAGATCCTTTTACCGGAAAGTCTTCGTCACCTTTTCCGGGAACCTTTTGGTATCCTGTATGAAGGTGTGGGCGGTGATGCCGTCAGAAGTTCGGTAAAGGATCTTGGTAATCCCACAAAACTTATATCTGTGGGTGATGTTACTACTTTCCACTTGCTCGAATCAAACATCATTCCAGATGTACTGATCGTGGACGATAGGACAAAAAGGGCACCGGCTTCCTCACAGGTTGTCGATGGTACGAAACATCAGGGATTTGCTGAAATTGCAGTTGATAATCCTGCTGGTGTTATCACCGAAGAACTGATATCTGTGATAGGCGATGCATTAGTGTCCGATCAGAATGTCCGGATATTCGTAAAAGGCGAAGAGGATCTTGCCGCTTTACCTGCGATGATGATGGCACCTGTAGGTTCGGTTATCATGTATGGGCAACCGGATAAAGGTGTAATACTTGTAAGGGTCACAGAATCCAAAAAAGCAGAAATAAAGGATCTATTTGATATTATTCTTGAAAAACAAGATCATAAAGAACAGTTCAATAATGTGCGGAGGAAATTAAATGGATATTAA
- a CDS encoding 30S ribosomal protein S24e: MDINITEDKNNALLNRREVRFDATFDGATPSRLDVKNRLAAMLNVPLELVILQKFDNSYGISAAEGYAKIYEDADRMKVVEKEYVLKRNELPEPEVVEDEASEEPAEEADSE; this comes from the coding sequence ATGGATATTAATATTACAGAAGATAAAAACAACGCACTTCTCAACAGAAGGGAAGTGAGGTTCGATGCTACATTCGATGGTGCAACACCTTCAAGGCTCGATGTAAAGAACAGACTGGCTGCAATGCTTAACGTGCCACTTGAGCTCGTCATTCTCCAGAAGTTCGATAACAGCTACGGTATATCTGCAGCTGAAGGATACGCAAAGATCTACGAAGATGCAGATCGCATGAAGGTTGTAGAGAAGGAATATGTCCTTAAAAGGAACGAACTTCCAGAACCTGAAGTTGTCGAAGACGAAGCATCCGAAGAACCAGCTGAAGAAGCAGACAGTGAGTGA
- a CDS encoding 30S ribosomal protein S27ae, with the protein MAVKDYYKVTGDSIERLRQFCPRCGDGVYLADHKDRLTCGKCGYTEFKK; encoded by the coding sequence ATGGCAGTTAAAGACTACTACAAAGTAACCGGCGATTCCATCGAAAGACTGAGGCAGTTCTGCCCACGCTGCGGCGATGGTGTATATCTTGCAGACCACAAGGACAGACTTACCTGTGGTAAATGCGGATACACTGAATTCAAGAAATAA
- a CDS encoding response regulator, translating to MTQTKILVVEDEKIVALGIKKMLKNMGYLVPSIASSGKEAISKAEITFPDLVLMDIMLKGDMDGVEAAEQIRQLFDVPVVYLTAYSDEKILARAKRTKPFGYLTKPFEENSLHSTIELALHNYRVEKGLEEPDE from the coding sequence ATGACTCAAACAAAGATCCTGGTCGTAGAAGATGAAAAGATCGTTGCCTTAGGTATCAAAAAGATGCTAAAGAACATGGGATACCTTGTGCCCAGCATTGCATCTTCTGGAAAAGAAGCCATCAGTAAAGCAGAGATCACATTTCCGGATCTTGTATTGATGGACATCATGTTGAAAGGTGACATGGATGGGGTCGAAGCAGCTGAACAGATACGTCAGCTTTTCGATGTTCCTGTAGTCTACCTCACGGCATATTCCGATGAAAAGATACTGGCTCGAGCCAAGAGGACAAAACCTTTTGGATATCTTACCAAACCTTTCGAGGAAAACAGTCTTCATAGCACCATAGAACTTGCACTCCATAATTACAGAGTGGAAAAAGGGCTTGAAGAACCTGATGAATGA
- a CDS encoding histidine kinase dimerization/phosphoacceptor domain -containing protein, producing MRKLEWKNVPLRSKLILFIVIGVLLVLVTSTAVIISTVTNQEVDLAYEQSIEKSRGYANQFDVDMRKNHAIGQTIADSMAAYETADRGEVNEILKEIAVKNPDLLGTYVCYEPNAFDGKDMAFVNAQGHDSTGRFIPYWNRISGDLQLDPLLNYDTSDYYQLPKKLKVDQIIDPYFYEGVFIVSYVTPIIKDGEFVGIGGVDVSLTYLDEVVSEVKAFDTGYAFMTGNTGILISQPEQKDWIGYKTLYDFDVPEITAMADDIKNGGEGYIDTIDPTTGKEVVMFYEPIKTGNFSFILVVPKEEMLAGVVELRNSLIVISTISIIFMTGLAALIAGFVTRPINEIVASFKDVSDAAVGGKIYARADTDVDIDFKDIPSGLNEILDAFTKPMAETMRVANGLAKGELETRVNPGLKGDFKDLGDGLDRFAEKINNIIDESNSVLMAFQKEDFTHKIRIKGEGDFRILTDGIEETRQALYKITSEQKKAKQELIKYAEDLEHSNQMKEEMERVIENSPVVVFKWKPEKGWPIEFVSKNISQFGYSLEDFKSGKVTYGDIVHPQDLPRVEAELQRRCDEGDTKFNIEYRILTKYGNILWADERTFIRRDEKGNVNYLQGIIVNIDERKRAEEALIKIEDIRKKEIHHRIKNNLQVISTLLYLESDKFKDKKVKEAFRDSQDRVRTMALVHEKLYQSEDMESIDFADYTKNLINYLSQSYVVGNRDIKIDLKVEDIFLNMDTAVPLGIIINELVSNSLKYAFKDKKEKGIISVDIKRAGDNFTLTVCDNGSGIPEEIDFRDTESLGLQLVTNLVEQIDGTITLDKDKGTKFIIEFTEEKYEL from the coding sequence TTGAGAAAACTAGAATGGAAAAACGTACCCCTCAGGTCCAAATTGATCCTTTTTATTGTAATAGGCGTCCTGCTGGTACTTGTCACATCAACTGCAGTCATCATATCCACGGTTACTAACCAGGAAGTTGATCTGGCATATGAACAATCCATCGAAAAATCCAGAGGTTATGCAAACCAGTTTGATGTTGACATGCGGAAAAATCATGCAATCGGTCAGACAATAGCAGATTCCATGGCAGCATATGAAACTGCTGATCGGGGTGAGGTCAATGAAATATTAAAAGAAATAGCGGTAAAAAACCCGGACCTCCTTGGAACTTATGTTTGTTATGAACCAAATGCCTTTGATGGTAAGGATATGGCTTTTGTAAATGCACAGGGACATGATTCCACAGGAAGGTTCATACCATACTGGAACAGGATCAGTGGAGATCTTCAACTTGACCCACTACTAAATTATGATACTTCCGATTATTATCAGTTGCCAAAGAAACTGAAGGTAGACCAGATCATTGACCCTTACTTCTATGAAGGAGTATTCATCGTAAGTTACGTTACCCCCATAATAAAGGATGGGGAATTTGTTGGCATAGGTGGTGTGGATGTATCCCTCACATACCTTGATGAAGTGGTAAGCGAAGTGAAGGCATTCGATACAGGATATGCATTCATGACAGGAAATACAGGCATCCTGATCTCACAACCCGAACAGAAGGACTGGATCGGTTACAAAACCCTGTATGATTTCGATGTCCCCGAAATTACCGCCATGGCAGATGATATCAAAAATGGTGGAGAGGGATATATAGATACCATCGACCCTACAACAGGGAAAGAGGTCGTAATGTTCTACGAACCGATCAAGACCGGTAATTTTTCATTTATACTTGTAGTTCCAAAAGAGGAAATGCTTGCGGGTGTCGTTGAGCTTCGCAACAGCCTCATTGTGATATCTACCATATCGATCATATTCATGACAGGACTTGCAGCCCTCATTGCCGGGTTTGTAACACGACCTATCAACGAGATTGTAGCCAGTTTTAAGGACGTTTCCGATGCAGCGGTTGGAGGGAAGATATATGCTCGTGCTGATACCGATGTCGATATTGATTTCAAGGACATACCGTCAGGTTTGAACGAGATCCTTGATGCTTTCACAAAACCTATGGCTGAAACCATGCGTGTAGCCAACGGCCTCGCAAAAGGAGAACTTGAAACACGTGTCAACCCGGGCCTCAAAGGTGATTTCAAAGACCTTGGTGATGGCCTTGACAGGTTTGCTGAAAAGATCAATAACATTATTGATGAATCAAATTCAGTGCTGATGGCTTTCCAGAAAGAGGATTTTACACACAAGATACGCATCAAAGGAGAAGGTGATTTTAGAATACTCACAGATGGTATCGAAGAAACAAGGCAGGCCCTATACAAGATCACCAGCGAACAGAAAAAAGCCAAACAGGAACTAATAAAGTATGCAGAAGACCTTGAACACTCCAATCAGATGAAAGAGGAAATGGAACGGGTCATCGAGAACAGCCCTGTTGTCGTATTCAAATGGAAACCAGAAAAAGGATGGCCTATTGAGTTCGTATCCAAGAACATATCACAATTTGGATACTCACTTGAAGATTTTAAAAGCGGTAAAGTAACGTATGGAGATATTGTCCACCCACAGGACCTTCCACGAGTTGAAGCCGAACTACAAAGAAGATGTGATGAAGGAGATACAAAGTTCAACATCGAATACAGGATCCTGACCAAATATGGCAATATTCTCTGGGCAGATGAGAGAACATTCATACGCCGCGATGAAAAAGGGAATGTGAACTACCTGCAAGGTATCATTGTTAACATCGATGAAAGAAAGCGTGCAGAAGAGGCTCTAATAAAGATAGAGGATATTCGCAAGAAAGAAATTCATCACCGCATAAAGAACAACCTGCAGGTCATATCCACATTACTATACCTGGAATCTGATAAATTCAAGGATAAAAAGGTAAAGGAAGCTTTCAGAGATAGTCAGGACAGGGTCAGGACAATGGCGCTTGTACACGAGAAGTTATACCAGTCCGAGGATATGGAAAGCATCGACTTTGCGGACTATACTAAGAACCTGATCAATTACCTGTCACAGTCATACGTTGTTGGCAACCGTGATATAAAGATAGACCTGAAAGTGGAAGATATATTCCTGAATATGGATACAGCGGTGCCACTTGGAATAATTATCAACGAACTTGTTTCGAACTCACTTAAGTATGCATTTAAAGATAAAAAGGAAAAGGGCATCATCTCAGTAGACATAAAGCGTGCTGGAGACAACTTCACACTAACGGTCTGCGATAATGGAAGTGGCATACCTGAAGAGATCGACTTCAGAGATACCGAATCCCTTGGACTCCAACTTGTGACGAACCTAGTCGAGCAGATCGATGGAACGATCACACTTGACAAGGATAAGGGAACAAAGTTCATAATAGAATTCACAGAAGAAAAATATGAATTATGA
- a CDS encoding helix-turn-helix transcriptional regulator, producing MKSSLSDTIWLSEKRKNLLLLLVEGPRNIDQIKASLNVTSKAMMPQIKILKEQDMIIQNESDEYELSDVGRIIVKNMSPLLKTLEVIEENREYWATRDLTAIPEPLAYRLGELGQCMLIEPDLNHMFDLPVEFTENLTRSKDVKMFASYFHPLYPELFSEIIEKGIKFELILTDSVLERMKNDCLEQLKSLASSKNTELHICDDSIKLTTISVTERFTYICLFNKDGRYDHTKLMSFDDSARLWGDELFSYYQKQSRQLKDI from the coding sequence ATGAAATCCTCATTAAGTGATACAATATGGCTTTCTGAAAAAAGGAAAAACCTTCTTTTACTGCTCGTTGAGGGACCAAGGAATATCGATCAGATAAAAGCGTCCCTGAATGTCACGTCAAAGGCAATGATGCCACAGATAAAGATACTCAAAGAGCAGGATATGATCATCCAGAATGAAAGTGATGAGTACGAACTTTCGGATGTTGGAAGGATAATTGTCAAGAACATGAGCCCCTTATTAAAGACTCTCGAAGTAATAGAGGAGAACAGAGAGTACTGGGCTACCCGCGACCTTACAGCAATACCGGAACCTCTTGCATACAGGCTGGGCGAGTTAGGACAATGCATGCTGATAGAACCTGACCTGAACCACATGTTCGACCTTCCTGTTGAATTTACAGAGAACCTGACAAGATCAAAAGATGTGAAGATGTTTGCATCATATTTCCATCCCCTATACCCGGAACTTTTTTCAGAGATCATTGAAAAAGGAATCAAGTTCGAGCTTATTCTTACTGACTCTGTCCTCGAAAGAATGAAGAACGATTGCCTTGAACAGCTAAAGTCACTTGCATCATCCAAGAACACGGAACTTCATATCTGTGATGATAGTATCAAACTGACGACCATATCGGTCACCGAACGTTTTACTTACATATGCCTCTTCAACAAGGATGGCAGGTACGACCACACTAAGCTCATGAGTTTTGATGATAGTGCTCGCCTCTGGGGTGATGAATTGTTCTCATACTACCAGAAACAATCCCGCCAATTGAAAGACATCTAA
- a CDS encoding APC family permease gives MSEEKPSGVDWAHAEQCAKVVCETGELERSIDWKQGLAIAIGVPLLILPSIGYFASYLWSFAIIVWGLSVFQGFMQNLAYGELATTFPNASGLPGFAQNVFKSPNHEGKYDKGKLIGGFSAWSYWFAWNPVLAIFAILVGFYLHSLFPSLAATFSEYQLAMIAGVVIFGGLILVNYRGLSSGALVGYILAAFSLIPMAIITLAPYATGDFAMANITSTWLPTDWAWDFHHILILLGIFAMAQWSACAWETAAIYGPEYKKPGSDVPKALFSCGAICLVAYVLVQMTITGVLGIDGIAAAPIDPMLPLAQAALGDVGSTVAIVMLIAAMVLIIQTAYLGSSRAMHSMATEGNLPKVFAKTNAHGTPILAMVVIGIFNLILISMGTPSAILAASAIGYVCANGISLFAYVKAKSRPDLAGLERPFKAPAGWKNVALLFGLFNLPLCLVGVIYLNSVEGSWFSTIVGICVLGLYVPMWFYSQHEAHVDKIAAVSMVSAISKEK, from the coding sequence ATGTCTGAAGAAAAACCATCCGGTGTAGACTGGGCACACGCAGAGCAGTGTGCTAAAGTCGTCTGTGAAACCGGTGAGCTTGAACGATCGATCGATTGGAAACAGGGACTGGCTATTGCTATTGGTGTACCTTTATTGATCTTGCCATCTATTGGTTATTTTGCTAGTTATCTATGGTCATTTGCTATTATTGTGTGGGGTCTCTCTGTTTTCCAGGGATTTATGCAGAACCTCGCTTATGGTGAACTTGCAACAACTTTCCCTAACGCATCCGGTCTGCCTGGATTTGCGCAGAACGTTTTCAAGTCACCTAATCATGAAGGAAAGTATGACAAGGGTAAATTGATCGGTGGATTCAGTGCATGGAGTTACTGGTTCGCATGGAATCCTGTACTTGCTATCTTCGCAATCCTTGTAGGTTTCTATCTTCACAGTCTGTTCCCTTCACTGGCAGCAACTTTCAGTGAGTACCAGCTTGCAATGATCGCAGGTGTTGTGATCTTCGGTGGACTTATACTTGTTAACTACCGTGGACTTTCAAGTGGTGCGCTTGTAGGTTATATTCTTGCAGCTTTCTCACTTATTCCAATGGCAATTATTACACTGGCACCTTATGCAACCGGTGACTTCGCAATGGCTAATATCACCAGCACATGGTTGCCAACTGACTGGGCATGGGATTTCCATCATATCCTGATCTTGCTTGGTATCTTTGCAATGGCTCAGTGGAGTGCTTGTGCATGGGAAACTGCAGCTATCTATGGTCCTGAATATAAGAAGCCAGGTTCTGATGTACCAAAGGCATTGTTCTCCTGTGGTGCTATCTGTCTGGTAGCTTACGTCCTTGTGCAGATGACCATTACCGGTGTACTCGGTATCGATGGTATTGCAGCTGCACCAATTGATCCAATGCTTCCACTTGCACAGGCAGCACTCGGTGATGTCGGTTCAACAGTAGCTATTGTCATGCTCATTGCAGCAATGGTATTGATCATCCAGACTGCATATCTTGGTTCCTCAAGGGCAATGCACTCAATGGCAACTGAAGGAAACCTTCCTAAAGTATTCGCAAAGACAAATGCACACGGTACTCCAATCCTTGCAATGGTCGTTATCGGTATCTTCAACCTGATCCTGATCTCAATGGGTACTCCATCAGCTATCCTTGCTGCATCAGCAATCGGATATGTTTGTGCTAACGGTATCAGTCTTTTCGCATACGTAAAGGCAAAATCAAGGCCTGACCTTGCTGGACTCGAAAGGCCATTCAAGGCACCAGCCGGATGGAAGAACGTTGCACTGTTGTTCGGTCTCTTCAACCTTCCACTCTGTCTGGTCGGTGTGATCTACCTTAACAGTGTTGAAGGCAGCTGGTTCTCAACCATTGTCGGAATATGTGTGCTTGGTCTCTATGTTCCAATGTGGTTCTACTCACAGCACGAGGCTCATGTCGATAAGATCGCTGCTGTAAGTATGGTATCAGCAATTTCAAAGGAGAAATGA
- a CDS encoding GAF domain-containing protein, with the protein MKGIVNLPDIQDEMPEVAFVWRSEYGWPLESVSDNVSFFGYEPDDFLIGGLSYEDIIHPTDLEMVRKALENYSDSSVGDLVQEYRILKADGDIRWVREKTQIIYDMDGQMQYLTAKIVDINDEKQHDDFMFIQDELGSDLSWPVNLEDSMDVLLELTTQLDAIDICALYVVDEVTGGLVLVNHKGLSNDFVNSVSYFGADSGQVNFAQKGFPIYKHYSEVYPFITGPRMQDEGLQGTAIIPIHHEHRFVGLLIASSSSEFIIPEGDRDSLDVIKSLAGLMISNMTMSVMSDGMHYSTA; encoded by the coding sequence ATGAAAGGAATCGTAAATTTACCGGATATTCAAGATGAGATGCCTGAGGTAGCATTCGTGTGGAGGTCTGAATATGGCTGGCCACTGGAATCCGTTTCAGATAATGTATCTTTTTTCGGTTATGAACCCGATGATTTTCTAATTGGCGGCCTTTCTTATGAGGATATTATTCATCCTACTGACCTTGAAATGGTTAGAAAAGCCCTGGAGAATTACTCTGATAGTTCCGTAGGGGATCTGGTGCAGGAATACAGGATATTGAAAGCAGATGGTGATATCAGGTGGGTTCGTGAGAAGACACAGATCATCTATGATATGGATGGCCAAATGCAATACTTGACTGCGAAGATCGTTGATATCAATGATGAAAAACAACATGATGATTTTATGTTCATTCAGGACGAGCTGGGCAGTGATCTTAGCTGGCCTGTTAATCTGGAGGACTCAATGGATGTCCTTCTTGAGCTGACCACTCAGCTCGATGCTATCGATATTTGTGCTTTGTATGTGGTTGATGAGGTTACCGGGGGGTTGGTACTTGTTAATCATAAGGGACTTTCAAATGACTTTGTGAACAGTGTCTCTTATTTTGGTGCTGATTCCGGTCAGGTGAACTTTGCACAGAAAGGCTTCCCTATTTACAAGCATTATTCTGAGGTCTATCCTTTCATTACGGGTCCGCGGATGCAGGATGAGGGTTTGCAGGGTACTGCTATTATTCCTATTCATCATGAACACCGCTTTGTGGGATTATTGATCGCTTCATCTTCTTCTGAATTCATTATTCCTGAAGGTGATCGTGATAGTCTTGATGTGATCAAGTCTTTGGCCGGTCTTATGATCAGTAATATGACGATGTCCGTAATGAGTGATGGTATGCATTACAGTACGGCATGA
- a CDS encoding response regulator → MKSKKIVVVEDELIVGMMIKLKLEKMGYSVAGFASKGKDAISMVGAIHPDLILMDIRLKGGMDGIETAMRIRDSYNVPIVFITADSSKATRERANLAGPQGYLTKPFMDEDLGNIVHSVFYNSVDGVGEVNVSA, encoded by the coding sequence ATGAAAAGTAAAAAAATAGTTGTTGTTGAAGATGAATTGATCGTCGGAATGATGATCAAGTTGAAACTTGAGAAGATGGGTTACTCTGTAGCTGGCTTTGCTTCAAAAGGCAAAGATGCCATTTCCATGGTGGGTGCGATACATCCTGATCTGATACTTATGGATATAAGGTTAAAGGGTGGTATGGATGGCATTGAAACAGCGATGAGGATACGCGATTCATATAATGTCCCGATAGTGTTCATTACAGCAGATTCTTCTAAGGCTACTCGTGAACGGGCAAATCTGGCAGGTCCCCAGGGTTACCTCACGAAGCCCTTTATGGATGAAGATCTGGGAAATATCGTTCATTCTGTGTTTTACAACTCCGTGGATGGGGTGGGAGAAGTTAACGTTTCGGCCTGA
- a CDS encoding PAS domain-containing sensor histidine kinase, translated as MKIESGDMDPLRIKEWFKRSYSIPVTIVLFFVLVLYPSWLYVIDWFQYIMVNGLSSTDLSFIKALSFILLLMSANISYMVLSKNVSLSRTVEKQESELHLLDENFRKFMDDVPNVAIQGFDKHLFVQYWNSASETMYGYSKEEAIGQKMTDLIVPIADASGLFEIINSGRTDQKMERFCETTFLTKSKMSLPVFSSYSTVLLPGDQLGIFSMEIDLTERKLMETELMVSKDLAEASNNAKSEFISNVSHELRTPLNSIIGFSDLLVEGGVGPLNEKQVKYAKNISSSGTHLLGLINNILDLSKAEAGKMELSYEKVILPQFLLEMSEFMGTSASKRGIKISTLISPDVYVLEVDSGKLKQILYNLIGNAIKFSNDGGDISVECRMVQDYVEFEVRDGGIGIKEDDLDKLFKPFSQINSSSQKKYNGTGLGLSLVKKFVELHGGHVWVKSEYGMFSIFGFAIPLENFE; from the coding sequence ATGAAAATTGAGTCAGGGGATATGGATCCACTTCGTATAAAAGAGTGGTTCAAACGATCATATTCTATTCCTGTTACAATTGTCCTGTTTTTTGTATTGGTTCTTTATCCCTCATGGCTTTATGTCATTGATTGGTTCCAGTATATAATGGTAAATGGTCTGTCTTCAACAGATCTCTCCTTTATCAAAGCTCTTTCTTTTATACTACTCCTTATGTCTGCCAATATCTCCTATATGGTATTGAGTAAGAATGTAAGTCTTTCAAGGACTGTTGAAAAGCAGGAATCTGAGCTTCATTTGCTTGATGAGAACTTCCGTAAGTTCATGGATGATGTTCCCAATGTTGCAATTCAGGGATTCGATAAGCATCTCTTTGTTCAGTATTGGAACAGTGCCAGCGAAACAATGTATGGTTATTCTAAGGAAGAAGCGATCGGTCAAAAAATGACCGACCTTATAGTTCCTATTGCCGATGCTAGTGGTCTGTTTGAAATCATTAACTCGGGCAGAACCGATCAAAAAATGGAACGATTTTGTGAAACTACTTTTCTAACAAAGAGTAAAATGAGTCTCCCTGTATTTTCCAGTTACTCGACTGTTCTGTTGCCAGGGGATCAACTGGGTATATTTTCTATGGAGATCGATCTGACTGAAAGGAAATTGATGGAAACTGAGCTTATGGTTTCAAAGGACCTGGCTGAAGCTTCGAACAATGCTAAAAGTGAATTTATATCTAATGTAAGTCATGAGCTCAGGACACCACTGAATTCGATTATTGGTTTCTCTGATCTTCTTGTCGAGGGAGGTGTTGGCCCACTTAACGAAAAACAGGTAAAATATGCAAAGAATATCTCTTCCAGTGGTACTCATCTGCTGGGTCTTATTAATAACATACTTGATCTTTCAAAAGCTGAAGCCGGTAAAATGGAACTGTCGTATGAAAAAGTAATTCTCCCTCAATTTCTCTTAGAAATGTCTGAGTTCATGGGTACGTCGGCCAGTAAAAGGGGGATAAAGATCAGTACTTTGATATCACCTGATGTTTATGTTCTTGAAGTTGATTCCGGTAAACTCAAGCAGATTCTCTATAATCTGATCGGTAATGCCATCAAATTCTCCAATGATGGTGGGGATATATCTGTAGAGTGCCGGATGGTGCAGGATTATGTGGAGTTTGAAGTCCGTGATGGTGGTATTGGGATCAAGGAAGATGATCTTGACAAGTTGTTCAAGCCATTTAGCCAGATTAATTCTTCTTCTCAAAAGAAATATAATGGGACCGGTTTAGGTCTTTCTCTGGTCAAAAAGTTTGTTGAGCTTCATGGTGGGCATGTATGGGTCAAGAGTGAATATGGTATGTTCAGCATCTTCGGTTTTGCCATTCCGCTTGAAAATTTCGAATAA